The following are from one region of the Corylus avellana chromosome ca1, CavTom2PMs-1.0 genome:
- the LOC132188679 gene encoding uncharacterized protein LOC132188679, whose amino-acid sequence MATADEAEIEAEVEAVQAVYGDDCVVIDSYPPHLHVHIKPRTADVTSQQFVEAVIVIRAGSQYPKEPPHINLLDSNGLDDRRQKDLITCIQDKACELSSYLMLVALCEEAVEKLTVMNHPDGDCPLCLYPLLPEDEQNKTLPFMKLMSCFHCFHSECIIRWWHWLQTEKETSVGDSSSATIRPISTMENKADTRGAMEESMGTCPVCRKVFLAKDFEHVLDLVASHSSQLNFHEIEVDDNQKLLESDSEDVRREKFEAILRLQQENNGLIEPKKNLVVVPGMFLLQTDSAASTSAKESPEQPQIEATGTPEAHSSGSSTLLNTSVQRRTGMRKHRAWNPRKQVKQSAASPSTMSTRESGEQQGRDPAVTLGTHSVGSISRPSTSELRTSGMRKQRHWNSRKPVEKWIRKENATSE is encoded by the exons ATGGCCACCGCCGATGAAGCGGAAATCGAGGCAGAAGTAGAAGCTGTGCAAGCAGTGTACGGAGACGATTGCGTGGTAATCGATTCCTACCCTCCACACCTCCACGTTCACATCAAGCCTCGCACCGCCGATGTCACGTCCCAACAG TTTGTGGAGGCAGTTATTGTCATACGAGCAGGTTCCCAG TATCCAAAGGAGCCACCTCATATTAATCTACTAGATTCCAATGGTCTTGATGACCGAAGGCAAAAAGATTTGATAACTTGTATACAAGACAAAGCGTGTGAACTCTCGTCTTATTTGATGCTTGTAGCACTTTGCGAG GAAGCGGTGGAGAAGCTCACTGTTATGAATCATCCTGACGGTGATTGTCCATTGTGTTTGTATCCTTTGCTTCCAGAGGATGAACAGAATAAAACTTTGCCATTTATGAAGTTAATGTCCTGTTTTCATTGTTTTCACAG TGAATGCATTATTAGGTGGTGGCATTGGCTCCAAACGGAAAAGGAAACAAGTGTTGGTGATTCATCTAGTGCAACTATACGTCCTATCAGTACCATGGAAAACAAAGCCG ACACGCGTGGAGCAATGGAAGAGAGCATGGGAACCTGCCCAGTCTGCCGCAAGGTTTTTCTTGCCAAAGATTTTGAGCATGTACTTGACTTGGTTGCTTCTCATTCTTCTCAATTG AATTTTCATGAAATTGAAGTAGATGACAATCAGAAGCTCCTTGAGTCTGATTCTGAGGATGttagaagagaaaaatttgAGGCTATATTGAGGCTACAGCAAGAAAACAATGGCTTAATTGAGCCTAAAAAAAATCTAGTTGTTGTGCCTGGTATGTTTCTCCTGCAAACAGATTCTGCTGCCAGTACTTCCGCCAAAGAATCGCCTGAGCAACCACAAATAGAAGCCACAGGTACCCCGGAAGCGCATTCTAGTGGTTCCTCAACGCTCTTGAACACCAGCGTGCAAAGGCGCACCGGCATGAGGAAGCACAGAGCATGGAATCCAAGAAAGCAAGTGAAACAGTCAGCGGCATCGCCTAGCACAATGTCGACCAGAGAATCTGGTGAGCAACAAGGAAGGGATCCTGCAGTCACCTTGGGAACACATTCTGTTGGTTCCATAAGTAGACCAAGCACTAGTGAGCTCAGGACCTCTGGCATGAGGAAGCAGAGACATTGGAATTCAAGAAAGCCAGTCGAGAAGTGGATTAGGAAGGAAAATGCTACATCAGAGTGA
- the LOC132172601 gene encoding phospholipase A(1) DAD1, chloroplastic-like, translating to MRLSSFTPALRPCTHLPHVPVRCSTATVTPQPPTLNNKTTVKNLERLLDPIDNSTATVTGTSPYRFMPAPAKLGKKWREYQGISNWEGLLDPLDDNLRREILRYGQFVDATYKSFDFDPSSPSYANSLFTRSSFFERAGIPETGYRLTKNLRATSGIQLPRWIEKAPSWVATQSSWIGYVAVCQDKDEIARLGRRDVVIAYRGTATCLEWLENLRATLTHLPNQSSVGCAPMVESGFLSLYTSGTAAAPSLQRMVREEISRILQSYGDEPLSLTITGHSLGAALATLTAYDIKKTFKRAPLVTVISFGGPRVGNRSFRQQVEKQGTKVLRIVNSDDLITKVPGFVIDNDVSCRRDVDVAAGLPSWIQKRVEDTQWVYAEVGRELRLSSKDSPYLNGFNVATCHELKTYLHLVDGFVSSTCPFRASAKMVLDNCRRKKTESLKTNFLD from the coding sequence ATGAGGCTCTCATCATTTACACCGGCTCTACGCCCATGCACACACCTCCCTCACGTTCCCGTCCGCTGCTCCACCGCCACCGTCACTCCTCAACCACCAACCCTCAACAACAAGACAACTGTCAAAAACTTGGAGCGTTTACTAGACCCCATTGACAACTCCACCGCCACCGTAACCGGAACCTCCCCTTACCGGTTCATGCCCGCCCCGGCGAAGCTCGGCAAGAAATGGCGGGAATACCAAGGTATTAGCAACTGGGAGGGCTTGCTCGACCCCCTCGATGACAATCTTCGCCGGGAGATTCTCCGGTACGGTCAGTTCGTCGATGCTACCTACAAGTCGTTTGACTTCGACCCCTCCTCCCCTTCATACGCAAACTCCCTCTTCACCAGAAGCTCGTTTTTCGAGCGAGCTGGGATTCCTGAGACCGGTTACCGTTTGACAAAAAATCTACGTGCAACGTCGGGTATCCAGCTGCCACGTTGGATCGAAAAGGCACCCAGCTGGGTCGCCACCCAGTCGAGCTGGATAGGCTACGTGGCAGTCTGTCAAGACAAAGACGAAATCGCTAGACTTGGACGCCGAGATGTGGTGATTGCTTACAGAGGCACTGCCACATGCTTGGAGTGGCTCGAGAATCTCCGAGCCACCCTGACCCACCTTCCCAATCAGAGCTCGGTCGGGTGCGCACCCATGGTGGAGAGCGGGTTCCTGAGCCTGTACACGTCAGGAACCGCTGCCGCGCCGAGCCTCCAACGCATGGTACGTGAAGAAATCTCCAGGATCCTCCAATCCTACGGCGACGAGCCGCTGAGCTTGACCATCACCGGGCACAGCCTCGGCGCGGCGCTGGCGACGCTCACCGCGTACGACATCAAGAAGACGTTCAAACGCGCGCCGCTCGTCACCGTCATCTCCTTCGGCGGGCCGAGAGTCGGGAACCGGAGCTTCAGGCAGCAGGTAGAAAAGCAAGGCACCAAAGTCCTGCGCATCGTAAACTCGGACGACCTTATAACAAAAGTACCCGGTTTCGTGATCGATAATGACGTGTCGTGCAGACGCGATGTCGACGTGGCCGCTGGACTCCCCAGCTGGATCCAGAAGCGCGTGGAGGACACTCAGTGGGTGTACGCCGAGGTAGGGAGGGAGCTACGGCTGAGCAGCAAAGACTCCCCGTACCTCAACGGCTTCAACGTAGCCACGTGTCACGAGCTCAAGACGTACCTCCACCTGGTGGACGGCTTCGTCAGCTCCACGTGTCCGTTCAGAGCCTCCGCTAAAATGGTGCTCGACAATTGTCGGAGAAAAAAAACCGAGAGCCTGAAAACCAACTTTTTAGACTGA